A window of Novipirellula aureliae genomic DNA:
CACTTTGGCATCGATCGGATCGGTCTTTGCATCGTGACCAATCCCTTTGGCAAAGTGTCGCACCTGTTTCGGATTAACAATTGCAACATCCAAATCGTTTGCTTGCAGCCACTTTACGATTTGTCGTCCGTAACCTCCGGTCGCTTCTACAACAAACAAAGCATCCTTGAATGATTTAACTTTCTTACCGAGCTTCGTCTTAAAAGAGGCTTCATCATTTTCAACAACTTTTGGTAACGCTCCGCGGCTTGTAAAGAAATCGAGCTTGTCTTTGGCTACATCGATTCCTACAACCGATCGGTTTGATTCTTGATTAGATTTCATCACTTAGCTCCCATTCTAGTAAAATTCGAGCTAGCCGCTTTAGGCCGCTCCTGCAACGGTTCGGGTTAAAAAATGAACGACTGGCGATCATGCTGACCCACGACTTCAAACAGTCAAGACTCGGGCGATCTACCAGCCGCCGCGTCGATCCCAATGCATCAGGATCACCCGCGTGACTCTGTTTCGATGTTATCATAATGACCATCGATTTAAAGGCTGTTGCTAGATACTAGACTCGGGATTC
This region includes:
- a CDS encoding IS110 family transposase codes for the protein MKSNQESNRSVVGIDVAKDKLDFFTSRGALPKVVENDEASFKTKLGKKVKSFKDALFVVEATGGYGRQIVKWLQANDLDVAIVNPKQVRHFAKGIGHDAKTDPIDAKV